Below is a window of Halolamina sp. CBA1230 DNA.
TGCTCACAGAACGAGGTCGCCGAGGCGCTGCGGGAGCAGGGCTGTGACGCCGCGGTGATCGTCAAACCCTCGGGGAGCGCGTCGATCCGGGGGTCGGAGGGGTTCGAGCGCTGTCACGAGGTTGCCGGGCAGGTCAACGGCGGCGGCCACCCGAAGGCGGCGGGCTGTAAGCCGGACATCTACGACGACATGCTGGACATGGCCCAGCACTGGACGACCGAGGGGCAGGCCGCGCGGACCGTGATCCGGCGCGCGTTCGAGGAGTTGGCTGAGGAGTCGGACTGATTTACAGGCTGTCGAGGCGAATGCCACGGGGCTTGACCCCGAGGCGGTTCACTCGGTGAGTGCCGTTCGGGAGCGCGCTCTTTTCGGGGATTGGGTTGATGGTGTCGACGACCGCTACGGCAACAGCATCTCGATCGTTGACTTCTGAGACCGCAACTGCGACAGCAACAGCATCTCGTTCGTAGACCACTTGCGACCGCAGTGCGCCGGACACGAGGTCCGGCGCTGGAAAGGAGTCCCCAACCCTCCCCCCGCGTCGGCGACAGGTCGCCGACGCGAGGCGTCCACCGCCACTGCGGTCGCTGTCGGCGCGTGACGTGAGTCCCTCCGTGGACGAACGAGCGCGCGAGGGACGACCGACTGAGCGAAGCGAAGGAGGGAGTCGGCTGGGGAGGTCCGAGGCCTGTGCGTCGCGGTTGCGGTCGCAAGTGGTCTAGCATCGAGGAGCTGTCGCTGTCCCAGTTGTCAACGACCGAGACGCTGTTGCCGTCGCTGTCTGCGGTCGCTGCTCCACCCTAAAACGCAGTTCCGGAACGACAGAACACCCCGAAAACCCGACCCCGAACTACTCCTCGGAACGCGACCCAACGACCCACTTCTCGGAGTACGACTCCCCACACGAGCACTTCGCATACGCATGAATAACGTCGCCGTCGGCGTACATCCCGCCGACCTCCGGGTTTTCGGCCTCGGCGAACGCGAACACGTACTGGACCTCGTGCTCCTCACCGTCCCCTTCCGGACACTCACCACCGGCCAAATCGGCGTCGACGCTGCCGCCCTCGCCCATCGCCTCCTTCGCGAACCCCATCGCGTCCTGCCCGGTGCCGGCGTCGAACAGCTTCCGTCCCTGGTCACCGGGGCGGACGAGCACGACGCCGCCGTCGACCTCCTCGCCGGCGTCGGCCAGCTTCCCCGCCTCGTCCAACTGGTCCTCCGCGAGGAACAGCGCCACGTCCTCCAGCCGCTCGCCCGCGAGGAACTCCGAGAGTTTGCTCATACCCCGACGACGCGCCTGAACGGGAAAAACCGACCGCGTTTCAGTCGAGGTCGAACGGGTCGGCATCGTCGCTCCCACGACCGCCGTCCAGATCGCTCGCGATATCCTGCAACGACCCACCGGGACCGCTCGTGTCGCGGTAGAACGCCCGCTCGCCCGGCAGCCGGAGGCCATAGCGCTCGCCGGGGTCGATCTCGTCGACTTCGACGGGGTCGCCCTGTTCGCGCCCCTGTTCCTGCAACCACTCGACCAGTCGGTTCGCCGCCCGGCCCGGGTCCCGGGCCTCGCTCTTGAGGTCGTACGCGCCACGGAGCAGGAACCCCGAGCGGTCATCCCGGATCTCCGCGTGGTACTCCTCGCCGTCGACGACGACGCGGACGAACGAGCCGGGGTCGAGGGTCAGATCCGCCGGCAGTCGCAGGCAGGGCCGGCGCGTGCCGCCGCTGCGGGCGACTTCCGCCCGTTCGGTGCGAACGCTAGCGTGGTCGCTGGGGATGCGATCGGGCATCGAAAATCGAGTGAGAACTTACTCCTCGTCTTCGTCGGCGCCCTCGCCGAAGGCGGCGGCGACGTCCTCGTCGCCGACGACCTTGGCGTTGACCTGCGCGCTCTCCTCGCTGAACTCGGCGCCACGCACCGTGACGCGGCGGCGCTCGCCGTCCTTCTCGGGGTGGTAGCCGACGCCGCCCTCGAGCAGCAGCTCCTTCAGACTCGAGCCGGCGACGTCCTCCCGCATCGGTCGGCCGGCGGCGTCAGAACCGCCGGTCAGCTTCAGCGTCGACTCCGAGAGCCCGACGACGTCGCCGTCGACCTCCTCGCCGAGCGAGCGCCCGAGGAAGCGGTTGGCGTCCTGTCCGTCGACCTCCGTCTGGTACGTGGTCCCCGTGTCGGGGTCCGACACGACGAGCTTGAGTTCGGCCATATGCGAAAATCTCGGCCGCGGCTGAAAAACACGTCGAAACCGCCCGTTCCGGCGCCCGTGGGCGACCGCGCTACGCCTCGCCCGGTAGCAGCGCCTCGGGCTGTCGCTGCACGAACAGCACGCGCTCGCTGTCGTCCAGCGGCCGGACGTACAGTCGGCTCTCGCCCGCGTCCTCGATCCGCAGCACCGTCTCCTCGGCGTCGTCGATCTCGTAGTAGATCGGGATCAGCACCGCCCGGCCCGCGTCGGCGGCTTTCATCACGACGACGGCGAACACGACGCCGTTCGCTTGCGCGTTGTACGCCTCGTACTCGTCGAACTCGGCGCCGTCGACGGCCTCCTGCACCGCCTCGAACTCGTTGCCCGGCACGAGCACGTCGAACCCCGTTCGGTCGTCCTCGTACCCCTCGTCGGTCGCCAGCCGCGGCAGCGGCGTCACCGCGCCGGGGCGGAGTTCGACGGTGTCCCAGCCCTCCTCCCGGAGCTCTGCCGCGGTGGCCTGCATGTCGTCGATGGTGTCGTCCCAGAGGTCGGTCATCCCCTCTAGCGGGTGTCCGGGGTCCATGCCCGGGTAACGGCCCGTCACGGGTGAAAAGGGTTCGCTTGCGGGACGCCAGCGCTTAACCCCCCGCCGCCCTCACTCGGGAGCATGAGTGACGACGCCAGCCTCACCGACTTCGCGGGGAGTGGGGGCGGCGGGGACGACGCCGGCGACGGGGCGAACGATCTCGAGGACGAGCCGAGCGACGCCGAGGACGGAACGCCCGACCCGGACGACGCTCCGGACTCCGACGACTCTAGCGACGCCGAAACCGCCGAGGAACCCACCTTCACCTACACGTCGACGCCCGACGGCGCCGAGTGTGCATCCTGCGGCGCGGTGGTAGAGAAGCGCTGGCACGCGGGCGAGGGCGGGACGACGGACGATCCGGATCTCGATCCGGACTCGCTGGTCTGTCCGGACTGTAAAGAGTGGTAGCGGTGATTACTCCCGCTCGAACCCCGCAGCCAGCGTCTCCTCGGTCACACTGAGCACCGTCGGCCGGCCGTGCGGGCAGGCGAACGGCTGCTCGCACTGTCCCAGTCGCTCGACGAGCGCCTGTGCCTCCTCGGTTTCCAGCGCGTCGCCGGCTTTCAGCGACGGGTGACAGGCCAGATCAACCAGTGCGTCCTCACGAGCATCATCCGGATCGTCGCCGCTCGCGAGCGCCGCGAGGGTCTCACGGAACGCCCCCATGTCGGCGGGGCGACCCAGCGGCGCCGGGACCGACGAGAGCTTCACCGTCGTGCCGCCGAACGGCTCGGCGTCGAACCCTAGCGCCGCGAGTTCGTCGGCGTGCTCCTCGACGACCGCAGCCTGGGCGGGCGAGAGCGAGACCGTCTCCGGCGGCGAGAGCTCGGCGCGTTCGATCGCCTCGCCCGAAACGGCGGCCTGCAAGCGCTCGAAGTTCACTCGCTCGTGGGCGGCGTGCTGGTCGATCACGAGCAGGTCGTCGTCCTCGGCACAGAGAACGTACGTCTCGCGGAACTGCCCGACAACTTCCGCGTCGGCGAGCGCTGAGTCGTCCTGCTTCGGCGCGAGCGACTCCTCGAGTCCCATCGCGACCTCGCCGGAGCGCCGCAGGTCCGCGGTCGTGAGCGCGTCGTTCACTCCGGTCTCGACCGCCGCCTCGACCGCGTCGCGAGCTGAAAGTGCGACCTCCGCCTTCGCTGGGTGGACGTTGGCGTCGACGGTCTCCGGCGGCAGCGACACCGAAACGACCACGATCGGGTGGCGGCCGTCGGGCAGCAGCGTGCCGTAGCCGCGTTCGACCGCGCGGCGGAGCCCCTCGTCGACGACCGGGCGGTCGTTGATCGCGGTCCGGAGGTGTGATCGATCCGCGCGTGTGGTCGAGGGGTAGGCGAGGATACCCTCGACGTGGACGACCGATCCGTCCGCGTCGTCCGACAGCGTCGTCTCGTGGGTGAACGTCGTCGACCGCGCGGCGACGTGGCGGTCGTAGACGGCCGCGAGCGCGTCGGCAAAGGCGCCGCTGCCGGGCGTCTCGAACACCTCGCGGCCGTCGTGCTCGAGCGAGAACGACACGTCCGGGCGGGTCAGCGCGTAGCGCGCGACCAGTTCGGAGATCTTCGCGAACTCCGCGCCTTCGCCACCCAGCGACTCGCGGCGTGCGGGGCGGTCCGCGAACAGCTCCCGGACGATCACCGTCGTCCCGCGGGCGCGCCCAGCGTCGGACACCTCGATATCCCCGTTCTCGTCGACCACGAGCCGCGTTCCGGGCTCGCTCCCGTCGCTGGTGATCAGTTCGAGTCGTCCTGCATCGGCGATGCTCGGCAGTGCCTCGCCGCGGAAGCCGAGGCTCGTGGTCGCCGGCAGTTCGGCGGCGTCCCGGAGCTTGCTCGTCGCGTGGCGCTCGACCGCGCGGGCGGCGTCGCCGCGGGCCATCCCGTGGCCGTCGTCGGCGACTCTGATCCGTTCGGTGCCGTCGCCGTCGACCTCGATTCGGATCGACTCCGCGCCGGCGTCGAGCGCGTTGTCCAGCAGTTCGCCGACGACCCGCGCGGGCCGGGTGATCACCTCGCCGGCGGCGATGCGGTCGACCGTCGCCTCGTCGAGGTGCTCCACGGTCCGCGGGTCGGCCTCGTCGCTCATTCGTCCGTGACGCGGTTCTGGAGCTCCTGTAGGCGGTTCAACGCCTCGATGGGGGTGGTCCGAGCGAGGTCGAGCTCGCGGAGTTCGGCCGCGACCTCGTCGGCTTTGGCGCCCTCCGGCTCGGTTCCGGGCAGCGTCTGCTGGCCCGGGGGTGGGGAGGGGGCGGCGTCCGGATCGGACGGTTCGGAGCCCGCGCCGGCCTCCGCACCCGAATCGACGCCCGCGCCGTCAGTGGCGGCCTGCGTCGGTTCCGGCGCCGGGTCGGTCGTCGCCTCCGCAGCCGTCTCGTCGTCCTCGACCAGCTCCCGCGAGCGGTCGACGACTGGCTCCGGAACGCCCGCCATCCGTGCGACTTCGACGCCGTACGAGGAGGAGGACGGCCCCTCGTCGACGCGGTGGAGGAACGTTACGTCGTCACCGTCCCGGATCGCGGTGAAGTGCAGATTGAACACCCGTTCGCGCTCGTCGGCCAGCGCGGTCAGGTCGTGGTAGTGGGTCGCGAACATCGTCCGGGCGCCGACCTCGTCGTGGAGGAACTCCGTCGCCGCGCGGGCGATCGCGAGGCCGTCGGCGGTGGAGGTGCCACGGCCAACCTCGTCCAGCAGCACCAGCGAGTCCGCGGTGGCGTCGTGGAGGATGTCCGTGAGTTCGCTCATCTCGCGCATGAACGTCGACTGCCCGCCCGCGATGTCGTCGCTGGCGCCGACGCGGGTGAACACCCGATCCAGCACGGGCAGGTTCGCGGACTGTGCGGGCACGAACCCGCCCGCCTGCGCGAGCACGCAGATCAGGCCGACCTGCCGCATGTACGTCGACTTCCCGCTCATGTTCGGGCCGGTGACGAGCGCGACGCTGCCCGCGGGCAGTTCGGCGTCGTTGGGGACGAACTCCTCCTGGGCTTGTGCGACCACGGGGTGGCGCCCGGCCTCGATCTCGAGTGGCTGGTCGCCGTCGTGGAACGTGGGTCGGCAGAAATCCGGGCCGACGGCGACGGTCGAAAGCGAGAGCAGCGCATCGAGATCGGCGAGGTCGTCCGCGAGCCCCTGCAGGCGGTCCGCCGCGTCGGCGACCTCGGCGCGGACTTCACGGAAGATGTCGTACTCCAGCGCGTCGGCGCGCTCGGCGGCGCCCAGGATCTCGTCCTCGCGCCGGCGGAGCTCGGGCGTGACGAACCGTTCCGAGTTCTTCAGCGTCTGGCGCCGGCGGTACTCCTCGGGCACGTCGTCGAGGTGGCTGTCGGTCACCTCGATGTAGTAGCCGTGGACCTGGTTGTGGCCGACGTCGAGGTTGTCGATCCCCGTCCGCTCGCGCTCCTTCGCTTCGAGGTCGGCGACCCACTCCCGCCCCTCGCGTTCGGTCGCGCGCACCTCGTCGAGCTCTTCGTCGAACCCGTCGCGGATCACGCCGCCCTCGGTGATCTCCTGGGGCGGGTCCTCGGCGACCGCGCTCTCGATCAGCTCCCGGATCTCCGCGAGTTCGTCGAGGTCGTCGCGGAGTCGCCCGAGGCGGTCGGAGTCGGCGTCCTCGAGCGCTGCCTTCAGCTCCGGCACGATCGCGAGCGTCCCGGCGACCGAGCGCAGGTCGCGGGCGTTCGCACGTTCGCGGGAGATCCGTGACACCAGCCGTTCGAGGTCGTATGCGGCGCCGAGTTCGTCGCGGAGCTCCTCGCGGAGGAGCGTCCGGGTCGACAGTTCGTCGACGGCGTCGAGTCTGGCTTCGATCGCCCGGCGGTCGACAAGCGGCCGGCGGAGCCACGACGCCAGCCGGCGGCGCCCCAGCGCACAGACCGTCTCGTTCACCGTCTCGAACAGCGTGTCGCCGTCGCGGTCGCCGCCCGCGCGGTTCTCGAACAGTTCGAGGCTGCGCAGTGCGGCGGCGTCCAGCCGCAGGCAGTCGGCGGGGTCGTAGCGCTGCACCCGCGAGACGTAGTCGAGCGGGCCGTCGTCGCCCTGCGTGTACTCGGCGTACGCCAAGAGGCCGCCCACCGCGCGGACCGCGACCGTCGCGAACCGATCCGGGTCGGCGTAGGAATCGAGCGTCTCCCGGGCTTCCTCGACGGTGAACGCGTCGCCGCCCCAGTCGGTGACCGGGCAGTCGGGATTTATCTCGGATGCGTCCGGGCCCGCGAGCAGTTCCGCGGGGCCGACGCGGGCGATCTCCTCGCGTGCGCCCGCTCGGTCGGCCACGGCGGCGACCCGACACTCGCCGGTGGAGACGTCGACGCTGGCGACCGCGAACTCCTCGCTCTCCTCGGCGCCGACGACCGCCGTCACGTACGTCGAATCCGGCGAGAGCAGTTCGTCGTCGACGACGGTGCCGGGGGTGATGATCTGGGTGACCGCGCGCTCGACGATCCCGTTGGTCTCGCTGGGGTCCTCGAC
It encodes the following:
- a CDS encoding DUF5807 family protein — translated: MSKLSEFLAGERLEDVALFLAEDQLDEAGKLADAGEEVDGGVVLVRPGDQGRKLFDAGTGQDAMGFAKEAMGEGGSVDADLAGGECPEGDGEEHEVQYVFAFAEAENPEVGGMYADGDVIHAYAKCSCGESYSEKWVVGSRSEE
- a CDS encoding 30S ribosomal protein S6e, with protein sequence MAELKLVVSDPDTGTTYQTEVDGQDANRFLGRSLGEEVDGDVVGLSESTLKLTGGSDAAGRPMREDVAGSSLKELLLEGGVGYHPEKDGERRRVTVRGAEFSEESAQVNAKVVGDEDVAAAFGEGADEDEE
- the mutS gene encoding DNA mismatch repair protein MutS → MSAVTGPPTELDERRDELTPMLQQYVDRCREHDDALVLFRVGDFYKTFCEIAEEVARLCELTMIEREDSTGTYDAAGIPVDNAAEYVERLLDAGHRVAIADQVEDPSETNGIVERAVTQIITPGTVVDDELLSPDSTYVTAVVGAEESEEFAVASVDVSTGECRVAAVADRAGAREEIARVGPAELLAGPDASEINPDCPVTDWGGDAFTVEEARETLDSYADPDRFATVAVRAVGGLLAYAEYTQGDDGPLDYVSRVQRYDPADCLRLDAAALRSLELFENRAGGDRDGDTLFETVNETVCALGRRRLASWLRRPLVDRRAIEARLDAVDELSTRTLLREELRDELGAAYDLERLVSRISRERANARDLRSVAGTLAIVPELKAALEDADSDRLGRLRDDLDELAEIRELIESAVAEDPPQEITEGGVIRDGFDEELDEVRATEREGREWVADLEAKERERTGIDNLDVGHNQVHGYYIEVTDSHLDDVPEEYRRRQTLKNSERFVTPELRRREDEILGAAERADALEYDIFREVRAEVADAADRLQGLADDLADLDALLSLSTVAVGPDFCRPTFHDGDQPLEIEAGRHPVVAQAQEEFVPNDAELPAGSVALVTGPNMSGKSTYMRQVGLICVLAQAGGFVPAQSANLPVLDRVFTRVGASDDIAGGQSTFMREMSELTDILHDATADSLVLLDEVGRGTSTADGLAIARAATEFLHDEVGARTMFATHYHDLTALADERERVFNLHFTAIRDGDDVTFLHRVDEGPSSSSYGVEVARMAGVPEPVVDRSRELVEDDETAAEATTDPAPEPTQAATDGAGVDSGAEAGAGSEPSDPDAAPSPPPGQQTLPGTEPEGAKADEVAAELRELDLARTTPIEALNRLQELQNRVTDE
- the mutL gene encoding DNA mismatch repair endonuclease MutL, giving the protein MSDEADPRTVEHLDEATVDRIAAGEVITRPARVVGELLDNALDAGAESIRIEVDGDGTERIRVADDGHGMARGDAARAVERHATSKLRDAAELPATTSLGFRGEALPSIADAGRLELITSDGSEPGTRLVVDENGDIEVSDAGRARGTTVIVRELFADRPARRESLGGEGAEFAKISELVARYALTRPDVSFSLEHDGREVFETPGSGAFADALAAVYDRHVAARSTTFTHETTLSDDADGSVVHVEGILAYPSTTRADRSHLRTAINDRPVVDEGLRRAVERGYGTLLPDGRHPIVVVSVSLPPETVDANVHPAKAEVALSARDAVEAAVETGVNDALTTADLRRSGEVAMGLEESLAPKQDDSALADAEVVGQFRETYVLCAEDDDLLVIDQHAAHERVNFERLQAAVSGEAIERAELSPPETVSLSPAQAAVVEEHADELAALGFDAEPFGGTTVKLSSVPAPLGRPADMGAFRETLAALASGDDPDDAREDALVDLACHPSLKAGDALETEEAQALVERLGQCEQPFACPHGRPTVLSVTEETLAAGFERE